The following are encoded together in the Malaya genurostris strain Urasoe2022 chromosome 3, Malgen_1.1, whole genome shotgun sequence genome:
- the LOC131436638 gene encoding nucleoside-triphosphatase THEP1 isoform X2, translated as MHLILITGMPSVGKTTIVRNLSLELQKRSIKYNGFYTEELRDSKGKRSGFDIVTFDGKRATLSRLSETMKNTTTRNQVGKYAVNVPEFEAVALPAIETHACNLLLLDEIGKMELKSKAFEERLTQITSSVSRGELFLVATIPLKVTFTVIERLKKAKHALFHVTVSNRDQIFRNIHETTLRIIDKKYD; from the exons ATGCATCTGATACTCATCACCGGAATGCCAA GTGTTGGAAAAACAACTATAGTGCGCAACCTGAGCTTAGAACTTCAGAAACGTTCCATCAAATACAATGGATTCTACACGGAAGAACTACGAGACTCTAAAGGTAAACGATCTGGTTTCGACATCGTAACATTTGATGGAAAACGAGCTACACTTTCGCGATTAAG TGAGACGATGAAAAATACTACCACCCGCAACCAGGTCGGTAAGTATGCGGTAAATGTACCAGAATTTGAAGCAGTGGCCCTGCCAGCCATCGAAACTCATGCTTGCAATCTTCTGCTGTTAGATGAAATCGGTAAAATGGAGTTAAAATCGAAAGCTTTTGAAGAAAGGTTGACTCAAATTACCAGCAGCGTTTCTCGCGGTGAACTATTCCTTGTGGCAACAATACCACTCAAAGTTACTTTCACTGTCATAGAACGCTTGAAGAAAGCAAAACATGCGCTTTTTCATGTGACGGTGTCCAATCGAGACCAGATCTTCCGAAACATACACGAAACCACCCTTCggattatagacaaaaaatatGATTAA
- the LOC131436638 gene encoding histone chaperone asf1 isoform X1 produces the protein MAKVHITNVVVLDNPSSFLNPFQFELTFECIEELKEDLEWKMIYVGSAESEEFDQVLDTIYVGPVPEGRHIFVFQADPPNVARIPEQDAVGVTVVLLTCSYRGQEFVRVGYFINNEYSTPELRENPPAKPLFQQMTRNILASKPRVTRFKINWDDTPANGAGGSSGIEEEGGMAIENNGTEDAQMDAGPSNIGMISEVTQDDNSMALPREFNENSNSLAMEC, from the coding sequence ATGGCTAAGGTGCACATCACGAACGTCGTAGTATTGGATAATCCTAGCAGCTTCCTGAACCCGTTTCAATTTGAGTTGACGTTCGAATGCATCGAAGAACTGAAGGAAGATCTGGAGTGGAAAATGATCTACGTCGGTTCAGCAGAATCAGAGGAATTTGATCAGGTACTAGACACAATCTACGTTGGACCGGTTCCTGAAGgacgacacattttcgtcttccAAGCTGATCCCCCAAATGTTGCTAGAATTCCTGAACAAGATGCCGTTGGAGTAACAGTAGTACTATTGACCTGTTCCTACCGGGGACAGGAATTTGTACGAGTAGGATATTTTATCAATAACGAATATTCGACGCCTGAACTACGGGAAAACCCTCCAGCCAAACCACTATTCCAGCAAATGACCAGAAATATCCTAGCTTCAAAACCACGAGTAACGCGATTCAAGATAAACTGGGACGATACACCAGCAAACGGAGCAGGCGGATCGAGTGGAATCGAGGAAGAAGGTGGTATGGCCATCGAAAACAATGGTACCGAAGATGCGCAGATGGACGCTGGTCCAAGCAACATCGGTATGatatccgaagttactcaaGATGACAACAGTATGGCCTTACCGAGGGAGTTCAACGAAAACTCCAACTCGCTAGCAATGGAATGCTGA
- the LOC131436637 gene encoding DNA-directed RNA polymerase III subunit RPC5, translating to MDDEDDPIVEEVPVYLSKTLSENLYLLQYPVKASNSTFDDGQVVNSCVKPINQQIKVDYALNTASKNYDSFKGEQFAIAADGKDKLQKPTFRSGTMDKQSFLSSKPIDDVNRYMICVLQDREIHATPLKGIVSMRQTFSYFDKQDKRTKAEQKAEVDADADEEEAKQVTVKFARQENEKVRKAREKSFNYLSKMESDEPWCETLWHGKNSTAAELERQRLYCSDSLRDGADSALNVDSKEYLDMLISKEKTDRNIDSMLPSRVVCMHKLQQMTLVDQIKVILRDAKVLTFQQIMDLLPDRTLAVDKVLRTLPMAGVLIRGNWVVQSESIYPDGSVSSTNGVPAEQMCKARDYILYRFTQCDKLERHQLAMITQLPSEEIREILDSVAKINSDRSWSLLLPPNEEFSVNEQEISDRQTAFWTARADKFNEMEKSTKRVRKRSSRSDSKYDMKMSNG from the exons ATGGATGACGAGGATGACCCCATCGTagaagag GTTCCAGTCTACCTATCGAAAACGCTTTCGGAAAACCTATACCTGTTGCAGTATCCGGTAAAAGCTTCGAATTCTACGTTCGACGATGGCCAGGTTGTTAACAGTTGCGTTAAGCCAATAAATCAGCAG ATAAAGGTGGATTATGCTTTGAACACAGCTTCAAAAAACTATGACTCGTTCAAAGGGGAACAGTTTGCTATTGCCGCTGACGGTAAAGACAAGCTCCAGAAGCCAACGTTTCGCAGTGGCACAATGGACAAACAGTCCTTTCTCAGTTCGAAACCAATCGATGATGTGAATCGATATATGATCTGTGTACTGCAGGATCGGGAAATCCATGCTACTCCACTTAAGGGTATCGTTTCAATGCGTCAAACATTTTCTTACTTTGACAAGCAGGATAAGCGTACAAAGGCTGAGCAAAAAGCCGAAGTCGATGCAGATGCCGACGAAGAAGAAGCCAAGCAGGTTACGGTGAAATTTGCtcgacaagaaaacgaaaaggtgCGAAAAGCTAGGGAAAAATCTTTCAATTATCTATCTAAGAtggaatcggatgaaccgtggTGTGAAACTTTGTGGCATGGAAAGAATTCCACTGCCGCAGAACTGGAAAGGCAAAGATTATACTGTAGTGACTCTTTGCGGGACGGAGCAGATAGTGCTCTAAACGTCGATTCCAAGGAGTATCTGGATATGTTGATAAGTAAAGAGAAAACTGATAGGAATATTGATTCTATGCTGCCAAGTCGAGTTGTTTGCATGCACAAACTGCAGCAAATGACACTCGTTGATCAGATTAAGGTTATTCTTAGAGATG cCAAGGTACTAACGTTCCAACAAATAATGGATCTCCTTCCGGATCGGACACTTGCGGTTGACAAAGTTCTTCGTACACTCCCGATGGCTGGTGTATTGATCCGTGGCAACTGGGTTGTTCAATCTGAGAGTATCTACCCCGACGGAAGTGTTTCCAGTACTAACGGCGTTCCAGCGGAACAGATGTGCAAAGCACGTGATTATATTCTGTACCGTTTCACTCAATGTGACAAACTGGAAAGGCATCAGTTGGCGATGATAACACAACTGCCATCAGAGGAAATTCGTGAGATACTCGATTCGGTTGCAAAGATTAACAGTGACCGGAGTTGGAGCTTGCTGTTGCCACCGAATGAGGAGTTTTCAGTAAACGAGCAAGAGATCAGTGATAGACAGACCGCTTTTTGGACCGCTCGTGCAGATAAATTCAACGAGATGGAGAAAAGTACGAAGCGAGTACGGAAACGGTCGTCGCGGTCTGACAGCAAATATGACATGAAAATGAGTAACGGATAG